Proteins encoded within one genomic window of Diceros bicornis minor isolate mBicDic1 chromosome X, mDicBic1.mat.cur, whole genome shotgun sequence:
- the ZCCHC18 gene encoding zinc finger CCHC domain-containing protein 18 → MASIISHVGNSWRQNTALPPWAHSMLRSLGRSLRPLRVNMAERNMKLFSGRVVPAQGEETFENWLIQINGVLPDWNMSEEEKLKRLMKTLRGPAREVMRLLQAANPNLSVADFLRAMKLVFGESESSVTAHGKFFNTLQAQGEKASLYVIRLEVQLQNAIQAGVIAQKDANQTRLQQLLLGAELNGDLRFRLKHLLRMYASDQEHLPNFLELIKMIREEEDWDDTYMKLKRPKRSELIMERTASPVAFQGLQLIVISSADCNVIEIDDTLDDSDEDVILVESQDPLLTSMDAPHLRGRARPQDQILVIDSPNSSQAQAPSTSGASGYKNDGPEDIRRARKQKYTIRCSYCGEEGHSKETCDNESNKAQVFENLIITLQELTRTEEEGSREVPGEHSDPSEPQ, encoded by the coding sequence ATGGCTAGCATCATTTCACATGTGGGTAATAGCTGGCGGCAGAACACAGCCTTGCCGCCTTGGGCCCATTCCATGTTGAGGTCCCTGGGGAGGAGTCTTCGTCCTTTAAGGGTCAACATGGCAGAAAGAAACATGAAGTTGTTCTCCGGGAGGGTGGTGCCAGCCCAGGGGGAAGAAACCTTTGAAAACTGGCTGATCCAGATCAATGGGGTCCTGCCAGATTGGAATATGTCCGAGGAGGAAAAGCTCAAGCGCTTGATGAAAACCCTTAGGGGCCCCGCCAGGGAGGTCATGCGTTTACTCCAGGCGGCCAACCCCAACCTAAGCGTGGCAGATTTCTTGCGCGCGATGAAATTGGTATTTGGGGAGTCTGAAAGCAGTGTCACTGCCCATGGTAAATTTTTTAACACTCTGCAGGCACAAGGGGAGAAAGCCTCCCTTTATGTGATCCGTTTAGAGGTGCAGCTCCAGAATGCTATTCAGGCAGGGGTCATAGCTCAGAAAGATGCAAACCAGACTCGCCTGCAGCAACTCCTTTTAGGGGCTGAGCTGAATGGGGACCTGCGCTTCAGGCTGAAGCATCTTCTCAGGATGTATGCAAGTGATCAGGAGCATCTTCCTAATTTCCTGGAGTTAATCAAGATGAtaagggaggaagaggattggGATGACACTTATATGAAACTGAAGCGGCCCAAAAGATCTGAGCTAATCATGGAGAGGACAGCAAGCCCTGTGGCATTTCAGGGCCTTCAGCTAATAGTGATCAGCAGTGCTGACTGCAACGTGATAGAGATAGATGATACCCTCGATGACTCAGATGAGGATGTGATCCTGGTGGAGTCTCAGGACCCTCTACTTACCTCCATGGATGCCCCTCACCTCAGAGGCAGGGCCAGACCTCAGGATCAAATTCTGGTCATTGATTCTCCCAACAGTTCCCAGGCTCAAGCTCCTTCCACCAGTGGTGCTTCTGGGTATAAGAATGATGGTCCTGAGGATATACGTAGGGCCAGGAAGCAAAAATACACAATCCGTTGTTCATATTGTGGTGAGGAGGGCCACTCAAAGGAAACCTGTGACAATGAGAGCAACAAGGCCCAGGTATTTGAGAATCTGATCATCACCCTGCAGGAGCTGACACGTACAGAGGAGGAGGGATCAAGAGAGGTCCCTGGCGAACACAGTGACCCC